Proteins encoded within one genomic window of Aspergillus nidulans FGSC A4 chromosome VII:
- a CDS encoding protein agnE (transcript_id=CADANIAT00008241) translates to MPLSWTLGLPILTLLSFPAVIQSKAVFAHFMVSNTENYTLSDWHSDIALAKAAHIDAFALNAGYGQNENARSFRNAFTAASELDFKLFFSLDYSGDGHWPKDQVISLLENYTTHEAYFRHTDGRALITTFEGFEAANDWAEIKKEIAQTVGNETCCVLIPDWTSAGPEKAAKVPAIDGLMSWEAWPYGNEKMNTTRDEQYMSLLGERPYIMPVSPWFYTNLRQFHKNWVWQGDDLWYTRWQQVLELQPAYVEILTWNDYGESHYIGPVRRDATRVIAEGAPFDYVSGMEHDGWRSLLPYLIAQYKNGKNREDVEIAEETLSVWYRLSPADACDSGKTSGNSKSSHQAVMEPGDILQDRVFYSAVLEEDADVAVAVGSVNQSAQWTNTPDRARGVYHGSVPFGGRVGEVVVTLSRAEKVLVQMKGKPIDDQCLGNHTNWNAWVGNATAVKRGGSGIGDGDEVGDAETGSGMAIQMASLWLTGLALLSCLI, encoded by the exons ATGCCATTGAGCTGGACATTGGGTCTCCCCATATTGACCCTTCTATCATTTCCTGCAGTCATTCAGTCAAAGGCCGTCTTTGCCCATTTTATG GTCTCAAACACAGAGAACTACACCCTGAGCGACTGGCACTCAGACATAGCGCTCGCAAAAGCCGCTCATATCGACGCCTTCGCGCTGAACGCCGGGTATGGACAAAACGAAAACGCCCGCTCCTTCCGCAACGCTTTCACCGCCGCCTCTGAGCTCGACTTCaaactcttcttctcgctcgACTACTCCGGTGACGGACACTGGCCAAAAGACCAGGTCATCTCTCTGCTCGAGAACTACACAACCCATGAAGCATACTTTAGACATACTGACGGCAGGGCGCTGATTACCACATTCGAGGGCTTTGAGGCAGCGAACGACTGGGccgagatcaagaaggagatcgCTCAGACGGTTGGGAACGAGACCTGCTGCGTGCTCATACCAGATTGGACGTCTGCCGGCCCTGAGAAGGCCGCTAAAGTCCCCGCGATTGACGGTCTGATGAGTTGGGAGGCGTGGCCGTACGGCAACGAAAAGATGAACACAACGCGGGACGAGCAGTACATGTCGCTCCTAGGCGAAAGGCCCTACATTATGCCGGTGAGCCCCTGGTTCTACACGAATCTGCGGCAATTCCACAAGAACTGGGTATGGCAGGGCGATGACTTGTGGTATACACGGTGGCAGCAGgtcctggagctgcagccggCGTACGTCGAGATCCTGACATGGAATGATTACGGCGAAAGCCATTATATCGGCCCTGTGAGGCGTGACGCGACGAGGGTCATCGCCGAAGGTGCCCCGTTTGATTATGTGAGTGGGATGGAACATGATGGGTGGAGGAGTCTGCTTCCCTATCTGATAGCACAATATAAGAACGGGAAGAACCgggaggatgttgagattgctGAAGAGACCCTAAGTGTCTGGTATCGGCTCTCTCCTGCTGACGCGTGCGATTCCGGCAAAACAAGCGGGAATAGCAAGAGCTCTCATCAAGCTGTTATGGAGCCGGGGGATATACTGCAGGATAGGGTCTTCTACTCGGccgtgctggaggaggatgcagaTGTGGCTGTCGCAGTAGGGAGCGTGAACCAGAGCGCCCAGTGGACCAACACGCCAGATAGAGCGAGAGGAGTGTATCATGGGTCTGTCCCCTTTGGTGGGAGGGTCGGAGAGGTTGTGGTGACCTTGTCGCGTGCCGAGAAGGTTCTGGTGCAGATGAAGGGGAAGCCGATTGACGATCAATGTCTGGGGAATCACACTAACTGGAATGCCTGGGTTGGGAATGCCACGGCTGTGAAACGGGGTGGGAGTGGCATTGGCGACGGGGATGAAGTGGGAGATGCAGAGACAGGGAGTGGGATGGCTATACAGATGGCTTCACTGTGGTTAACGGGCCTAGCCCTGCTCTCTTGCCTGATATGA
- a CDS encoding uncharacterized protein (transcript_id=CADANIAT00008242), whose protein sequence is MERPAFLLPTATSHPTKPNTRIPPILAAGKATSLSPNSTTAAEPPFSRIATISRQKLSAEAARGDPDLRRCLGHHRLLARSLYEAKQGMKRYLEEVLESESEDDEDIYGEYEFGKGEVLLQEDELVDDEDDDDDDELYDDDLEDEDDDEDIDDECPTVEEEEVVAPPASITVSPDPAADSAPAPNPDTSVKDQFSAPVPQSVPASMVPCSNSSTAPGPVWVKEKIVGAVRGLVRRRNSTSLSPSPGPSPSTPPPTASPPEAASKSEAQSALAHMAANNASCSQIPVYIHIHEHLSKPARRLERSQSQSQLQSRSQGHGRFITMRGRQYAQRLGLKVAAAVPVTT, encoded by the coding sequence ATGGAACGCCCGGCCTTTCTCCTCCCAACGGCGACCTCCCATCCCACAAAGCCAAACACCCGGATCCCACCTATCCTTGCCGCCGGCAAAGCGACTAGCTTAAGTCCCAACTCTACAACGGCGGCCGAACCCCCCTTCTCCCGCATCGCAACCATCTCCAGGCAAAAACTCTCCGCTGAGGCAGCCAGGGGCGACCCAGATCTCCGTCGATGTCTCGGCCACCACCGTCTCCTTGCGCGGTCTCTATATGAGGCCAAGCAGGGTATGAAGCGGTATCTCgaggaggtgctggagagTGAaagcgaagatgatgaggatatctaTGGGGAGTACGAGTTTGGAAAGGGAGAGGTCTTGCtccaggaggatgagcttgttgacgatgaagacgatgacgatgacgatgaactCTACGATGATGACctcgaggatgaggatgatgatgaagatattgatgacGAATGTCCgacagtggaagaagaggaggttgtcgCTCCCCCTGCCTCTATAACTGTATCCCCCGATCCCGCTGCAGattcagctccagcgccaaaTCCAGATACTAGTGTAAAGGATCAGTTTTCGGCGCCGGTACCACAATCAGTGCCAGCGTCGATGGTGCCTTGTTCCAACTCCAGCACTGCCCCAGGCCCTGTCTgggtgaaggagaagatcgTTGGTGCGGTGCGCGGGCTCGTCCGACGGCGAAACTCgacctctctctctccttccccgGGGCCCTCCCCTTCAACACCTCCACCTACCGCGTCTCCTCCGGAGGCAGCCTCCAAGTCAGAGGCGCAGTCGGCTCTAGCTCACATGGCCGCCAATAacgccagctgcagccagaTCCCCGTCTATATCCACATCCACGAGCATTTGTCCAAGCCAGCCAGGAGACTCGAGAGGAGCCAgagtcagagccagctgcagagcagatcaCAGGGCCACGGGAGATTTATCACAATGCGTGGGCGGCAGTATGCGCAGCGGTTGgggttgaaggttgcggCGGCAGTGCCGGTCACGACTTGA
- a CDS encoding annexin (transcript_id=CADANIAT00008243) → MSYPPPNYGHGHPQYTQPPPPQGYPAPGPYPPSSYPAPTGAHPAHPIPAPYGVPGGGNPGPPGSAGAYPSPSPQPPYQASPGPYPQYPAHGHPAQPPAPYQQPPSGPGSYGQANPPYGSAPPPNPYGTPPPPHAAPYPPGQYPPAAGYPPQGYPPGPPPPGVGPYGAPGGYPPAAPVPAPPSLGYDPDQRASGDASKEADALRKAMKGWGTDEAALINVLAKPDPLHMALIRHTYMDRHGRNLEKDLKSELSGDFETIMLSLAAGPLGQDIRYLRDAMSGIGTDETAINDVLIGRSNADLRAIKYGYVQRYNKALVDDIKSDLSGKTEKFFLMLLNAVRPESGTYFDQASVDKDVHELHLATNAKTGTDELGVSAVFLGASDQKLVAISQAFEAKYHISLEKTIKDEFSGHLEKALLAILARAKDPLKFDVETMLAIVPPGGVKADIKRLIYWVVRLHWNPPYLAQIKEALQKRTGSNFGKRIRGALPGGDLTEAVLRVWS, encoded by the coding sequence ATGTCCTATCCACCACCTAACTACGGCCACGGCCACCCGCAATACAcccagccgccgccgccgcagggCTACCCCGCCCCTGGCCCGTACCCTCCGTCCTCGTACCCAGCACCCACTGGTGCCCATCCAGCCCATCCTATCCCAGCTCCCTACGGCGTCCCTGGCGGTGGAAATCCCGGCCCCCCAGGAAGCGCAGGGGCATAtccctcgccatctccacaACCTCCGTACCAGGCGTCTCCCGGCCCGTATCCGCAATACCCTGCACATGGCCACCCGGCCCAACCTCCCGCTCCGTACCAGCAACCTCCTTCCGGCCCAGGCTCCTACGGCCAAGCAAACCCGCCCTATGGTTCCGCCCCTCCTCCCAATCCATACGGGACTCCGCCGCCCCCGCACGCCGCGCCCTACCCGCCAGGCCAATACCCGCCGGCGGCTGGATATCCGCCCCAGGGCTATCCGCCTGGCCCGCCTCCGCCGGGCGTCGGGCCCTACGGCGCACCAGGGGGCTATCCGCCTGCTGCACCTGTGCCCGCGCCTCCATCTCTAGGTTATGACCCAGACCAACGTGCGTCCGGTGACGCAAGCAAGGAAGCGGACGCTCTGCGCAAGGCCATGAAGGGTTGGGGTACAGACGAAGCAGCGCTGATCAATGTTCTCGCGAAACCGGATCCGCTGCACATGGCGCTGATCCGGCACACATACATGGATCGGCACGGTCGCAACCTCGAGAAGGATCTGAAGAGCGAATTGTCCGGTGACTTCGAGACCATCATGCTCTCTCTTGCTGCGGGACCGCTTGGCCAAGACATCAGGTACCTTCGCGATGCGATGTCGGGAATTGGAACGGACGAAACGGCCATAAATGACGTGCTGATCGGCCGCTCGAATGCGGACCTCCGCGCTATCAAGTACGGCTACGTCCAGCGGTACAATAAGGCGCTGGTCGACGATATCAAGAGCGACCTCTCCGGCAAGACGGAGAAATTCTTCCTCATGCTCCTGAACGCCGTGCGGCCCGAGAGCGGGACCTACTTCGACCAGGCGAGCGTCGACAAAGATGTGCACGAGCTGCACCTCGCGACGAACGCGAAGACCGGAACAGACGAACTCGGCGTctcggccgtcttcctcggcgcAAGCGATCAGAAGCTTGTTGCAATTTCGCAAGCCTTTGAAGCAAAGTACCACATCTCGCTCGAGAAGACGATCAAGGATGAATTCAGCGGGCATCTGGAGAAAGCCCTCCTTGCCATTCTGGCCAGAGCAAAGGATCCGCTGAAGTTCGACGTCGAAACTATGCTGGCTATTGTGCCGCCGGGCGGCGTCAAGGCAGATATCAAGAGGCTGATCTACTGGGTGGTCCGGTTGCATTGGAACCCGCCATATCTTGCGCAGATTAAGGAGGCGCTCCAGAAGCGGACGGGGAGTAACTTTGGGAAGAGAATTAGGGGGGCTCTGCCGGGCGGGGATCTGACAGAGGCGGTGCTGCGGGTTTGGTCTTGA